A genomic segment from Burkholderia plantarii encodes:
- a CDS encoding ferritin-like domain-containing protein, with protein sequence MTDSTKLTDVQTLRERARKHVDDGAVTAGYGADRDTVLRLLNEALATEIVCMLRYRRHHYMAKGIQSSAIADEFLAHSNEEQSHADMIAARIVQLGGSPDLAPDGLTARSHAEYVEGSSLVDMIVENLVAERIAIDSYRDAIQYLGDKDPTTRRLFETILAVEEEHADDMSDLMQGLPPELKKQGANGQLN encoded by the coding sequence ATGACCGACAGCACGAAACTGACCGATGTCCAGACCCTGCGCGAGCGCGCCCGCAAGCACGTCGATGACGGCGCCGTGACGGCCGGCTACGGCGCCGACCGCGACACCGTCCTGCGGCTGCTCAACGAGGCGCTCGCCACCGAGATCGTCTGCATGCTGCGCTACCGGCGCCATCACTACATGGCCAAGGGCATTCAGTCGTCGGCGATCGCCGACGAGTTCCTCGCTCATTCGAACGAGGAACAGAGCCACGCCGACATGATCGCCGCGCGCATCGTCCAGCTCGGCGGCAGCCCCGACCTCGCGCCGGACGGGCTCACGGCGCGCAGCCACGCGGAATACGTCGAGGGCTCGTCGCTGGTCGACATGATCGTCGAGAACCTGGTCGCGGAGCGGATCGCGATCGACAGCTACCGCGACGCGATCCAGTACCTCGGCGACAAGGACCCGACCACGCGCCGCCTGTTCGAAACCATCCTCGCGGTGGAAGAGGAACACGCCGACGACATGTCCGACCTGATGCAGGGCCTGCCGCCCGAGCTGAAGAAGCAAGGCGCGAACGGCCAGTTGAACTGA